In the genome of Amaranthus tricolor cultivar Red isolate AtriRed21 chromosome 15, ASM2621246v1, whole genome shotgun sequence, one region contains:
- the LOC130801283 gene encoding uncharacterized protein LOC130801283 translates to MDKKFTLLHTVAIAGVFSAVSCWYGFMFGRESARKELSSLIDDLRNSKSDSNPPSHS, encoded by the exons ATGGACAAAAAATTCACTCTTCTTCATACCGTTGCCATAGCCGGTGTCTTCTCCGCTGTATCCTGCTG GTACGGGTTCATGTTTGGAAGAGAATCAGCTCGGAAGGAACTTTCTAGTCTCATTGACGATCTTCGCAACTCCAAATCGGATTCCAATCCTCCTTCTCACTCTTGA
- the LOC130801382 gene encoding probable serine/threonine-protein kinase PBL19 — protein MKVVFLERFLIEISKMNCFSFKKKSYKQNKANSAPELRKQTTANTPENRVSKSANSASSSRSIPELYKERQHNLRVFTYEELAEATNGFNKLLKIGEGGFGSVYKGTLKPLKGKGNPTVVAIKKLNRYGMQGHKEFLTEVQFLGVVDHQKLVKLLGYCAVDGERGIQRLLVYEYMRNKSLEHHLFGRNMAPLPWITRLKIMLDAAEGLDYLHTGMEVQVIFRDFKSSNILLDENMNAKLSDFGMAREGPTGDNTHVSTAPVGTYGYAAPEYVESGHLKEKSDIYTFGVVLYEILTGRRSIERNRPPAEQKLIEWVKQFPADSRMFNMIMDLRLRNQYPLNTARKLAKLADRCLMKNERERPDMSEIIEVLKGAILESEENASRVNNPQSTGA, from the exons ATGAAAGTTGTTTTCTTGGAGAGGTTTCTTATAGAAATATCAAAAATGAACTGTTTTTCTTTCAAGAAAAAGAgttacaaacaaaataaagcaaatTCAGCCCCTGAATTGAGGAAACAAACTACAGCAAATACTCCAGAAAATAGGGTATCAAAATCTGCAAATTCAGCTTCATCATCAAGAAGTATTCCAGAATTGTACAAGGAAAGGCAGCATAATTTGAGGGTTTTTACTTATGAGGAGCTTGCAGAAGCTACTAATGGATTCAATAAGCTGTTAAAGATTGGAGAGGGTGGTTTTGGGAGTGTTTATAAAGGTACACTTAAGCCTCTAAAAGGAAAGGGTAATCCTACTGTGGTTGCTATTAAGAAGCTTAATAGATATGGCATGCAG GGTCACAAAGAATTCCTTACAGAAGTTCAATTCCTTGGTGTTGTTGATCATCAAAAACTGGTTAAGCTTTTGGGATACTGTGCTGTAGATGGAGAAAGAGGAATTCAGAGGCTGTTGGTGTATGAATACATGCGAAATAAGAGTTTAGAACACCATCTTTTCGGGCGAAATATGGCTCCTCTACCTTGGATAACAAGATTAAAGATTATGTTGGATGCAGCTGAAGGATTGGATTATCTGCACACAGGAATGGAAGTTCAG GTGATATTTAGAGACTTCAAGTCTTCTAACATTCTATTGGACGAGAATATGAATGCCAAGTTATCTGATTTCGGGATGGCTAGAGAAGGTCCGACAGGGGATAATACTCATGTATCAACAGCT CCAGTGGGAACTTATGGATATGCCGCCCCAGAATACGTCGAGTCGGGCCATCTCAAGGAAAAGAGCGACATTTACACCTTTGGTGTGGTACTTTACGAGATCTTGACAGGCAGACGGTCAATAGAGAGAAATCGTCCACCTGCAGAACAGAAACTAATAGAATGGGTGAAGCAATTCCCGGCTGACAGCAGGATGTTCAACATGATCATGGACTTGCGCCTTCGAAATCAGTACCCGTTAAATACTGCAAGAAAACTAGCCAAGTTAGCAGATCGATGTCTGATGAAAAACGAAAGAGAACGACCCGATATGAGCGAGATAATCGAGGTGTTGAAGGGAGCTATACTCGAATCGGAGGAAAACGCTTCTAGGGTAAACAACCCACAATCAACTGGAGCTTAA
- the LOC130801662 gene encoding novel plant SNARE 11-like: MSSLSAISEELGEIDGQINDIFRALSNGFQKLEKIKDSTRQSRQLEELTDKMRECKRLIKEFDREVKKLEGRNDPDTNKTMNERKQSMIKELNSYVALKKQYATNLETKRVDLFEGSSEKVGEDNVLLASAMTNEQLVDRGNRMMDETDEAIDRGKKIVHETIGVGQETAAALKAQTEQMSRIVNELDSINFSIKKASKLVKEIGRQVATDKCIMALLFLIVIGVIAIIIVKILNPHNKDIRDIPGLAPPAQSRRLLSYP, from the exons ATGTCGTCGTTATCGGCGATTAGCGAAGAACTCGGCGAGATTGATGGACAAATCAATGATATTTTTCGTGCATTATC AAATGGGTTTCAGAAGTTGGAGAAAATCAAGGATTCAACTAGACAAAGCAGGCAACTTGAAGAGCTCACTGATAAGATGCGGGAATGTAAGAG GCTTATTAAAGAATTTGATCGAGAGGTGAAGAAATTGGAAGGCAGGAATGATCCAGACACAAACAAGACGATGAATGAGAGAAAGCAATCAATG ATCAAAGAGTTGAATTCATATGTTGCTTTGAAAAAGCA ATATGCAACCAATCTGGAAACTAAACGAGTTGATCTATTTGAAGGGAGTAGTGAAAAAGTTGGCGAAGATAATGTTTTATTAGCATCGG ccatgacaaatgaacagcTGGTTGATCGTGGAAACAGAATGATGGATGAAACTGATGAAGCCATTGACAGAGGGAAGAAG ATTGTTCATGAGACAATTGGAGTTGGACAAGAAACTGCAGCAGCTCTTAAAGCCCAG ACTGAACAAATGAGTAGGATTGTTAACGAATTGGACTCCATAAATTTCTCTATAAAAAAGGCTTCCAAGCTAGTCAAGGAAATCGGTCGACAG GTTGCTACAGATAAATGCATCATGGCCCTTCTTTTCCTTATAGTTATTGGAGTCATAGCCATCATTATTGTGAAG ATTTTAAACCCACACAATAAAGACATCCGAGACATCCCTGGATTGGCGCCTCCAGCTCAATCACGAAGATTGCTTTCATATCCTTAA